GCGGCGCGTGCTGTGTCCGCAGAGATGGGCAAGTTTATGAAGCCGGGGAAGGTGGTGCTGGTGCTCGCCGGCCGCTACTCGGGGCGCAAGGCCGTCATCGTGAAGGTGAGCGCGGGGCCGTCCTGCGGGGGTCctgcggggccgcccccgctcCTGGTTCGGTCCCGGACCCCCGCCCCCGGCCGGTTCTGGGCAGCGGCTGAGAGCCCCGCGGCCCTGCCGGCCGTTCCCGGTGTCGGTGCCTTTGGGGGGCTCCTTTCCCCGGTTCCCCGAGGGGGCTGGCGCTCGGCGGGGCCCATCGCGGGGCGGGCGGTGTGTTTCAGAACATCGACGACGGCACCTCCGACCGGCCCTACAGCCACGCCTTGGTGGCGGGCATCGACCGCTACCCGCGGAAGGTGACGGCGGCGATGGGCAAGAAGAAGATAGCCAAGAGGTCCAAGATCAAGTCGTTCGTGAAGGTTTACAACTACAACCACCTGATGCCCACCCGGTGAGCGCGGTGATTTCGGCGGGACTTGGGGGCTGGTGGTGGCAGGGGCAGCGCTGTGTGCTCTCAGCGCCCGCAGCTCTCGTGTGTTCTCTTTGCGGAGTGCCGGGAGGCGTTGAGGTTCTGGATTGCGTGGTTGAACGGGTGTGAGGCACGCGCTCTGTGAAAACAACTCGGGAGGTTGTAAAGCTGACGTGAGAGAGCAGCGAACTGCTGACATCCCCAGCTGGCTCTTCACTCCAGCCACATTCGGCTCCAGCTGATACTGGGATGTCAGTGGAAGAGCCCTTGAAGCGATTAGGAGGATGTGGTTGTGACAGCTGTCTTGGCACAGTAGTGGTTTTCCTGTCCGGTTGTAGCTGCTGCATGCAAAGTGCTGGACAGAGGTGCTCGTCTGCTGCCACAAATACACCTTTTCGGTTTGTGTACTGAATTCAATGTCTTTGGATGTGTTAGTGGTGGTTTGACTACCAGAACTAAACTGATTTAAGTGCTCGAGCTCTTTAACCTGGGCCTAATTCAGGTGTTTGACAGGTCTGGTTTGTTACTGTCTTTTCACCCTTCGTGGCCATCCGGTGGCTGTCTCACACCGCGCTGCTCTCTCGTCCAGGTATTCCGTTGACATTCCCCTGGACAAAACCGTTGTCAATAAGGACGTGTTCAGGGACCCCGCTCTGAAACGCAAGGCGAGGCGTGAAGCCAAGGTGAAGTTTGAGGAGAGGTGAGTCGGAAGCTCTTCGTGGCGCCGGCGCTCGCTGGAGGACTTGGTGCGGTtgtgccacagccctgctcgAGCCCCAGGTTGGACACTTCTGCTCCAACTCCCTCGAGCGTGTTTCTGGAGCGGGTTCCTTCTCTCCTGGTGTGCTTGTTCACCCAACAAGGAGTTCAGCCTCACGGATTGAGAAACTGCATTTCGCTGGGAGCAGGAGTGGCTTAGGAGCAGCGCTCAGCTGGTGTTGGCATTtaccttgctgctgctgctgctctgtgccagcgCAGGTGGGGCTGTTCCCGTGCCCTACGATGATCTCTCGGTGTCTTACTGCCTCGTGTCCCATCGGGTGCGTGTCACCAGGCTCAGCGTGACAGGGCAGCGCTGGCGCTTTGCCCCCGGCCCTTTCACGTCAACAATCCTCGGTTTCAGCGCCCGCTTCAGAAGCTCCTTCCttcagcagctctcctgtgcAGCCGCGGCAGGAGGCAGGGCGTCCTGCCCAGGAGCTGGGTGCCCTAAAGCGCGTGCGCGGGGCCTGCCCCCTCTGCCAGTAACTGCAGGCTGTGCTCTGAGCGCGGCCCCCGACGGCTGCGTTCCAAATAAATCCAGATCAAGCGTCTGGTGAAGCTGCCCTGCGCTGCTTTCCCGCTCCTTGGTGTGAAAGCTGCTGCAGTGGGGGTGGCCtttataaaatgatttaatgaGGGGAAGTCGTCCGCAGGCTGTTACTTCCCTGGGGCCTTCAGCTTTTTAAGGAAGGTTTAGTTGGCAAAGTGGGGTGAAGAGGGCGGGTGAACTACTTGTGGGTGAAGGGCGTGCGGTGTTTTGCCTGAAAAGGAGGACACGGATGGAGCGGGTGCGTGTTTGATGCTGTCTCTGCCAGAGCAGTCTCTCTAACGGTTGtgttcttcctctttcaggTACAAGACGGGCAAGAACAAGTGGTTCTTCCAGAAGCTACGATTCTAACCTTGTAACGAGGCGGTGTcaataaatgtttattaaaaaccATTTTGTTGTGTTGTATAAAACAGCGGCGCCAGGTCTCTTTCCCTGCGGTGTAGGCTTGCTCTGCGCTTCCATAAAAGAGCTGGGAAAGCAATCGCAGTCCAGGCGCACTTCTGAGAACTCGGGAGCGTTTCAGGGTCTGAAGTAGGGGTGAGCGGAGCTGGCTGCAGGACCGTCCTGGGGCCTTCTCCCTAGGAGACAACCTTTTTCCGCTCTTTTCTGCTCTTGAAGCAGGATTTATGTTCTGTTCCTGCCACGATTGAAATGTCTCACCCCCaaacctcagctgctccctgaGAGGGGGGTGGGTTCCTCGTCTCTCCCCAGCTCGCAggtgggagaggggagaggaagggttTAATTCCAGCTCCCTTCTTCCTTTGTCTCTGGTTCTCTGGCTGAGAATTGAGCGCGTGGACGGGAGGCCGCTACATTTTTCGGCCACCTCTGCGCGCTACCGGCCACGCGGTGACATCCCCACGTCCAGACGCCCGCCCAGACCGGGGCACGGGCGTTCCGCCGGGTGCCGGCTCACCGGGACGGCCccgccggggaggggggggggggagccgggggaaGCTCCGCCGAGCACCGGGGGCGGAGCCGGGCTGCGGAAGCGAAAGCGAAAGCGGCGGGGGCGGGCTCCCGGGGTGCCGGTGGGTCCTGCCATGGACTCGGAGGAGGTGACGGCTCCGTGCGGGGCTCCCGGCCGGGCCGAGCCCCCGCTACCGGGcggtgggaggggagaggaagggccgggggctcggggaggCTCGGGGACCGCGAttctgacccccccccccccgccttcgTCCTCCAGAGCTCCTTCGTGCGGCTGGACAGCCCCCAGGGCCTGCAGGACGGCGGCCCGGAGACGACCCCCGAGCAGGTCCGGCAGGAGATCGAGCGCTACAAGGTGCGGCCCGGCTTCACGGACCGGTCCCCGAGGGATGGATCGGGTCGGATCCAGACCTCCGCCGCAGCCAGCCCAGAAACCCCCCTGGCCTCCCCGGGCTGGAGCCGCAGCTCCTCGGAGCTTGTTGccccccagcctggcccaggCCCTGGGGGACGCCAGGTGCTCACGGCTTTTTGGTGGCGGCTTTTCACACGTTCCCCCGTCTCCTTGCAAGCTCCCTGCATCGAGACGCCCGCAGATTTCttgagtttatttttccaagGAGTGTCATCTGTCAAACCGCTCCGCACGAGGCAGGAGCGGTGGAGAGGGGGTGTTCGCATGGATGAGAGCGCCTGGACCGGGCTCCGGGGCTGTGCTTGGGGTCGGACACGCAGTGGGGACGGCACGGGGTCCGCAGGGTGCCCGTGTCTGATGGTCCTCTCACACAGGAGCTTTGTGGTGCCCTGGAGCAAGACAACGCGACgctacaaaaggaaaaagaagacgTAGAGCGAAGGATACGACAGGTGAAGAACGAGAGAGAGCTTATTCAGGAAAACCTCCAGCAGCACAATCCTCTAGACGATCTAATCCAAAGCCTCCAGGTGGGTGGCCTTGGGCTTGCGAAGGCGGCAGCGGGCGGCCGGGCCGTGCTGCTCAGCTCGCTGCTCTGCGGGGACTGGGACGCAGCAGGGGGTTCGCGGAGCAGCACGCGGGGCCTGTGCTGGGAAACGAGCTCGTGCTGTGGTGGCGGGAGGACGGGCCGCAGCGGAAAGCCGGGAGCcgtggcagggctgcagggagtcGAGAAGAAAAGTGATGTGGTTGGAGCTGAGTCCGAGTGCTTGGATGAGGGAGCAGCGTAGCGCTGCGCTTCGTGGTGGTTCCCTTACTGCTCcctgttcctttccttccagtCCCAAATTTTTTTAgcggaggaggagaggagcggactgaagcaggagaaggagatgctggaaaagaaactggaagaaacGAGGAAGAAGAGCTGGGAGGATCCGATAATGGTAACGGAGTGCGTGCGGGCACGGTGTGCGCTGGCGAGGGGTGCGAGCCAGGCTGGAGGGGCCGCTGGTAAACGCAGCTGGGCAGTGTGTGATGGTGCTCACAGGGCACTCCTCTGCCAGTGCCACAAGTGGAGGCTTTGGGACTCTGGGCACAGCTGGACCACAGGAGAGACCCTGCTAAGGCTCGCCAGCTGGTTGTTTTGAGCCGCCAGCTTGCTTCTCATCCGTGGATTGGGCCAGGCCCCGTGCGGGGTGCAgtctcctccagctgctgtgtgctctAACCTAGATGTTGCCTGCCCTGCCAGAGAGGAACCTGGTGTTTAAGGGACTTGTGATGGACAAGGAGGACATGAACAAGCTGATGCTCACCGCGCTGATCCGCTACCCTCTGCAGGGCGGCTCAGCTCTCATCACCTTTGAGAAGGCAGAGGGTAAGAGCGAGAAGAGCGCTGCCACGGGCAGGCGTCCGGGCCCTTGAGGCCTGCCCTGCATCCCCTCGCTGGCAGGAGTGCCACGGCCACGACTCTCACAAGCAGTGCCCGTCCTGGCAAAGCCAGCACCCTGCAAAGCTATGCCTTTTTCCCAAGGCATTTGCTGTTCTGTGTCCCGTCCTGCTGAGCCACCAGGCTGAGGGCTTTCCCTTTTCGCAGTGGCCCAGAGGGTGATTGAGGTGAAGGAGCACACAGTGGAGCTGAGTCACGGGGAGAGCCTGGAGGAGCTTGACTGCTGCCAAATGCGGGTGCAGGCGAGTCCGGTGGACGTGCTGCTGCCGTCCGCCCT
The sequence above is drawn from the Cygnus olor isolate bCygOlo1 chromosome 25, bCygOlo1.pri.v2, whole genome shotgun sequence genome and encodes:
- the RPL27 gene encoding 60S ribosomal protein L27, which produces MRDPASGSPETEVTRGERSAGFLFRCGRHRSGCVEMGKFMKPGKVVLVLAGRYSGRKAVIVKNIDDGTSDRPYSHALVAGIDRYPRKVTAAMGKKKIAKRSKIKSFVKVYNYNHLMPTRYSVDIPLDKTVVNKDVFRDPALKRKARREAKVKFEERYKTGKNKWFFQKLRF
- the IFI35 gene encoding interferon-induced 35 kDa protein isoform X3, with product MDSEESSFVRLDSPQGLQDGGPETTPEQVRQEIERYKELCGALEQDNATLQKEKEDVERRIRQVKNERELIQENLQQHNPLDDLIQSLQSQIFLAEEERSGLKQEKEMLEKKLEETRKKSWEDPIMMLPALPERNLVFKGLVMDKEDMNKLMLTALIRYPLQGGSALITFEKAEVAQRVIEVKEHTVELSHGESLEELDCCQMRVQASPVDVLLPSALEIGLAQSSRSILVSGLPSQGIPEEILLDKLELFFSKTKNGGSEVESREFLDDCGQVVLTFVHDGVAEQLIARGQVQVPIGKTKYKLKISPYMRGEVTNLQLQPSRCARTVLLSGIPDVLAEEPMRDALEIHFQKESRGGGEVDTLGYVPAGRRAVAVFSG
- the IFI35 gene encoding interferon-induced 35 kDa protein isoform X2 — translated: MDSEEVTAPCGAPGRAEPPSSFVRLDSPQGLQDGGPETTPEQVRQEIERYKELCGALEQDNATLQKEKEDVERRIRQVKNERELIQENLQQHNPLDDLIQSLQSQIFLAEEERSGLKQEKEMLEKKLEETRKKSWEDPIMMLPALPERNLVFKGLVMDKEDMNKLMLTALIRYPLQGGSALITFEKAEVAQRVIEVKEHTVELSHGESLEELDCCQMRVQASPVDVLLPSALEIGLAQSSRSILVSGLPSQGIPEEILLDKLELFFSKTKNGGSEVESREFLDDCGQVVLTFVHDGVAEQLIARGQVQVPIGKTKYKLKISPYMRGEVTNLQLQPSRCARTVLLSGIPDVLAEEPMRDALEIHFQKESRGGGEVDTLGYVPAGRRAVAVFSG
- the IFI35 gene encoding interferon-induced 35 kDa protein isoform X1 — translated: MDSEEVTAPCGAPGRAEPPSSFVRLDSPQGLQDGGPETTPEQVRQEIERYKELCGALEQDNATLQKEKEDVERRIRQVKNERELIQENLQQHNPLDDLIQSLQSQIFLAEEERSGLKQEKEMLEKKLEETRKKSWEDPIMMLPALPERNLVFKGLVMDKEDMNKLMLTALIRYPLQGGSALITFEKAEVAQRVIEVKEHTVELSHGESLEELDCCQMRVQASPVDVLLPSALEIGLAQSSRSILVSGLPSQGIPEEILLDKLELFFSKTKNGGSEVESREFLDDCGQVVLTFVHDGVAEQLIARGQVQVPIGKTKYKLKISPYMRGEVTNLQLQPSRCARTVLLSGIPDVLAEEPMRDALEIHFQKESRGGGEVDTLGYVPAGRRAVAVFSG